A single region of the Saprospiraceae bacterium genome encodes:
- a CDS encoding sigma-70 family RNA polymerase sigma factor: MLANLLSQLSDGQLVLRYQKERRPEFFDVLYRRYSKKVFLYCYKIMGHREDALDVSSEVFVQAFEKLDTLREAITFRAWLFRIACHKSINACIRKQRTATYSIDNIFYVSASTTATDWQDYEEKEAQTKNMMAALAALPAETQTLLKAKYYDGESIEALMERYHLSKSAVKMRLARAREQANIAYGRA, from the coding sequence ATGTTAGCTAATCTTCTTTCCCAACTGTCTGACGGACAATTGGTGCTCAGGTACCAAAAAGAAAGACGTCCTGAATTTTTTGATGTCTTATATCGTCGATATTCAAAGAAAGTTTTCCTGTATTGCTATAAAATCATGGGCCATAGAGAAGATGCGCTGGATGTGAGTAGCGAGGTTTTCGTCCAGGCTTTTGAGAAATTGGACACCCTGCGCGAAGCCATTACCTTCAGGGCCTGGCTGTTCCGAATAGCCTGCCATAAATCTATCAATGCTTGTATCCGAAAACAGCGAACGGCTACTTACTCAATCGATAATATTTTCTATGTATCAGCATCTACAACAGCTACAGACTGGCAAGATTATGAAGAAAAAGAGGCTCAAACAAAAAACATGATGGCTGCACTTGCGGCCTTGCCCGCAGAGACCCAAACTTTATTGAAAGCTAAATATTATGATGGTGAATCCATTGAGGCCTTAATGGAACGTTACCACCTTTCCAAAAGTGCAGTGAAGATGAGGTTGGCAAGGGCGCGTGAGCAGGCCAATATTGCCTACGGGAGAGCATAG
- a CDS encoding MFS transporter: protein MSKYKTAEKDRVPIVQKFAFGAGHLVNNLLPGALGVFMFFLLTAFGMDPFLAGLLGGLPRIFDALTDPIMGFISDNTKSRFGRRRPYIFVGAILSGILFVVLWQLNEENSQMYNFWYFLLFSLVYLIGNTIFSTPLIGLGYEMTSDYNERTRLMAFSQTMGQIAWMIVPWFWVLIADPDLFENQAIGVRRLSLVVGGVCIVLGVLPAIFCKGIDASQMENRKEISFSTLFSNLIDLFKGIVQVAKNKPFMKLCGATFLVFNGFQMVASFSYFIIVFYMFKGDYGLAGNWPAWFSTVSAFATAFLVIPIISWLSDKYGKRRAFIISTVISMVGYVLKWWGFDPANPWLIFMPLPFIAFGIGGLFTLMMSMTADVCDLDELENGMPRREGTFGAIYWWMVKLGQAIALVLGGLVLKLVGFDQNSVTQAAETLTRLRLADIIVPAFTAGLAIWVMWNYDLTEEKAREIQEELVARRGEL, encoded by the coding sequence CAAAAGTTCGCCTTTGGCGCCGGACACCTCGTCAACAATTTACTGCCGGGGGCGCTCGGTGTTTTCATGTTTTTTCTACTGACTGCCTTTGGGATGGATCCTTTTCTAGCGGGTTTATTGGGTGGTTTGCCTAGAATATTTGATGCCCTCACCGACCCCATTATGGGATTTATTTCAGACAATACCAAATCAAGATTTGGGCGTAGAAGACCTTATATTTTTGTCGGCGCTATTTTAAGTGGCATCCTGTTTGTCGTTTTGTGGCAGCTGAACGAGGAGAATTCACAAATGTACAATTTCTGGTATTTCCTCCTTTTTTCTCTGGTTTATTTAATCGGAAACACCATTTTCTCCACGCCCTTGATTGGTCTGGGCTATGAGATGACCTCAGATTATAATGAGCGTACCCGTCTGATGGCCTTTTCCCAAACGATGGGACAAATCGCCTGGATGATCGTCCCCTGGTTTTGGGTACTAATTGCAGATCCCGATCTGTTCGAAAATCAAGCCATTGGCGTTAGGAGGCTCTCTTTGGTGGTTGGTGGTGTTTGTATTGTTTTAGGCGTTTTACCCGCTATTTTCTGCAAAGGCATTGATGCTTCACAGATGGAAAACAGGAAAGAAATTTCATTTTCTACTTTATTTTCAAATTTGATAGACCTTTTTAAAGGAATTGTTCAGGTTGCTAAGAACAAACCCTTTATGAAGCTTTGCGGAGCTACTTTTCTGGTTTTTAATGGTTTTCAAATGGTGGCGTCTTTTAGTTATTTCATCATTGTATTTTATATGTTTAAGGGAGATTATGGTTTGGCGGGAAACTGGCCCGCCTGGTTTTCTACCGTAAGTGCTTTTGCCACCGCCTTTTTGGTTATTCCTATCATTTCCTGGCTCTCCGACAAATATGGAAAACGAAGGGCGTTTATTATTTCAACCGTTATTTCCATGGTCGGTTATGTGCTGAAATGGTGGGGCTTTGACCCAGCTAATCCTTGGTTGATCTTCATGCCGCTGCCATTTATAGCCTTTGGAATTGGTGGTTTATTCACCTTAATGATGAGCATGACAGCTGATGTTTGTGACCTCGATGAATTGGAAAACGGGATGCCGCGTAGAGAGGGAACATTTGGAGCTATCTATTGGTGGATGGTAAAATTAGGACAGGCCATTGCCCTGGTGCTAGGTGGTTTAGTGCTGAAATTGGTAGGATTTGACCAAAATTCCGTTACCCAAGCAGCCGAAACCCTGACCAGGCTGCGTTTGGCCGATATCATCGTGCCTGCATTCACTGCCGGATTAGCGATTTGGGTCATGTGGAATTATGACCTTACCGAAGAGAAAGCACGTGAAATCCAAGAAGAATTGGTTGCACGGAGGGGCGAGTTATAA
- a CDS encoding glycosyl hydrolase family 17 protein, whose amino-acid sequence MSFRRDKQWSIRGIDLNRKTADQITDIFHTVLDEGMHGLCYSAYEEGQKPGTILTVDQIRRRMAIIAPYTRWIRSFSCIEGNELIPQVAREFGLKTLVGAWIGPDESKNADEMAALIELADQGFVDIAAVGNEVMYRQDLSEKELLNHLYQVKAALPNIPVGYVDAYYEFSHRPNITEACDVILANCYPYWEGCHIDYSLVHIKQMYYQALHAGNGKRVIITETGWPSQGTGLDDAAPSKVNALRYFLNVQKWAAQDEIDLFYFSSFDEAWKVGAEGDVGAYWGLWDKNGTLKF is encoded by the coding sequence ATGTCATTTAGACGTGATAAACAATGGTCCATAAGAGGGATCGACCTTAATCGCAAAACAGCGGATCAAATTACGGACATATTCCATACTGTCCTCGATGAAGGGATGCATGGTTTGTGTTATAGTGCCTATGAAGAAGGGCAAAAACCGGGGACGATCCTGACGGTGGACCAAATACGGCGACGCATGGCCATTATTGCCCCCTATACCAGGTGGATTCGCTCTTTTTCTTGTATTGAAGGAAATGAATTAATCCCTCAAGTAGCACGAGAATTTGGGCTAAAAACCCTGGTTGGGGCTTGGATTGGGCCAGATGAATCGAAAAATGCCGACGAAATGGCGGCTTTAATTGAATTGGCAGACCAGGGTTTCGTTGATATTGCAGCGGTGGGCAATGAGGTGATGTACCGACAAGACCTAAGCGAGAAGGAACTCCTAAACCATCTTTATCAGGTGAAAGCAGCCCTGCCAAATATTCCGGTTGGATATGTAGATGCCTACTATGAATTTAGCCATCGGCCCAACATCACCGAAGCCTGTGATGTCATCCTGGCCAATTGTTACCCTTATTGGGAAGGTTGTCATATAGATTATTCGCTGGTACATATCAAGCAGATGTACTATCAGGCATTGCATGCGGGCAATGGGAAACGCGTAATCATTACGGAAACAGGCTGGCCAAGCCAAGGTACGGGCTTAGATGATGCAGCACCCTCTAAAGTAAATGCATTGCGGTATTTCCTCAATGTGCAAAAATGGGCTGCCCAAGACGAAATTGACCTATTCTATTTTTCCTCTTTTGATGAAGCTTGGAAAGTAGGGGCAGAAGGTGATGTAGGAGCCTATTGGGGGCTCTGGGATAAAAATGGAACACTCAAATTCTAA
- a CDS encoding glycosyl hydrolase family 17 protein, whose amino-acid sequence MNQADLSPFPFDRAICYSGFREGQHPGGLHPSYNQIKEDLLILQGHWKYLRLYDCDLHAERTLAVIRNEQLDFKVMLGAYIVAEMNNFGCPWGGGVYSAAQLESNRTHNLKQINKLIDFANQYPDLICSLSAGNEACVDWTDHYVPVERVIEYVKLIKKGAKQPVTFCENYVPWLNKLKPLVEAVDFISIHTYPVWEYKQIHESIAYTKANYYAVADLYPHKAVIITEAGWTTQSNGNGINPQQVNEALQKAYYDDLMEWTNSERILTFVFEAFDEPWKGSPDPLEPEKHWGLFKLDRTPKLVVQHLSKH is encoded by the coding sequence ATGAATCAAGCCGACCTATCCCCCTTTCCCTTTGACCGTGCCATCTGCTATTCGGGCTTTCGGGAAGGGCAACATCCGGGGGGCCTCCATCCCAGCTATAACCAAATAAAGGAGGACCTATTGATCCTGCAAGGCCACTGGAAATATTTGCGCCTTTATGATTGTGATCTACATGCTGAGCGGACCTTAGCGGTTATTCGCAATGAGCAGCTGGATTTCAAGGTAATGTTAGGCGCATACATCGTCGCCGAAATGAACAATTTTGGCTGCCCCTGGGGAGGTGGTGTTTACTCAGCAGCGCAGTTGGAATCCAACCGTACTCACAATTTAAAGCAAATAAACAAGTTAATTGACTTTGCCAATCAGTATCCTGATCTTATTTGTTCCTTATCGGCTGGTAACGAAGCTTGTGTAGATTGGACGGATCATTACGTACCCGTTGAGCGCGTAATTGAATATGTCAAGTTAATTAAAAAAGGCGCTAAACAGCCCGTTACCTTTTGCGAAAACTATGTGCCCTGGTTGAATAAATTGAAACCTTTGGTGGAAGCAGTCGATTTTATTTCCATTCATACCTATCCCGTGTGGGAATACAAGCAAATCCACGAATCAATTGCTTACACCAAAGCTAATTATTACGCCGTTGCCGACTTATACCCGCACAAAGCGGTTATCATCACGGAAGCAGGTTGGACCACACAATCCAACGGAAACGGTATCAACCCGCAACAGGTAAACGAGGCGCTGCAAAAAGCCTATTATGATGATTTAATGGAATGGACCAACTCCGAACGAATCCTCACCTTTGTTTTTGAAGCCTTTGATGAGCCTTGGAAAGGCTCACCCGACCCACTGGAACCCGAAAAACATTGGGGCCTATTTAAGCTTGACCGCACACCTAAATTAGTCGTTCAACATCTTTCGAAGCATTAA
- the katG gene encoding catalase/peroxidase HPI, with translation MDHPNNNGEGKCPFSAASHRHTAAGTLSNANWWPNQLNLKILHQNPPQANPMGEEFNYAEEFKTLDLDAVKEDLYALMNDSQEWWPADYGHYGPFFIRMAWHSAGTYRVGDGRGGACSGTLRFAPLNSWPDNGNLDKARRLLWPIKQKYGRKISWADLMILTGNCALESMGFETFGFAGGREDIWEPEADIYWGPETEWLGDERYKGDRELANPLGAVQMGLIYVNPEGPNGNPDPLASARDIRETFGRMAMNDEETVALIAGGHTFGKTHGAGDAALVGAEPEGASIEEQGLGWKNSFGTGKGGDAITSGLEGAWTPTPIKWDNSFFDTLFGYEWELTKSPAGAHQWIPAGGAASDSVPDAHDPSKRHAPVMLTSDLALRMDPIYAPISKRFHENPEDFAAAFAKAWFKLTHRDMGPVSRYLGKEVPTETLIWQDPVPAVDHKLIDEQDIAALKATVLASGLSISQLVSTAWASAATFRGSDKRGGANGARIRLAPQKDWAVNQPAQLASVLKTLEGIQQAFNSAQSDGKKVSLADLIVLGGCAGVEAAAKKAGYDITVLFHPGRTDASQAQTDVDSIAFLEPKADGFRNYLTPGQDRSAEELLLDRAQLLTLSAPEMTVLVGGMRMLNANTSGTAHGVFTNQPETLSNDFFVNLLDMSTTWEPTPGSSDAFKGRDRATGVVKWTGTRVDLIFGSNSQLRAIAEVYACADSKERFVRDFVAAWTKVMNLDRFDLA, from the coding sequence ATGGACCATCCTAACAATAATGGTGAAGGAAAGTGCCCGTTTTCGGCAGCATCCCACAGGCACACAGCAGCCGGAACCCTGTCAAATGCAAACTGGTGGCCTAACCAGTTAAACCTGAAAATTTTGCATCAAAACCCTCCTCAAGCTAATCCGATGGGCGAGGAATTCAACTACGCAGAGGAGTTCAAAACGCTAGATCTCGATGCAGTAAAGGAGGATCTATATGCCTTGATGAATGACTCTCAGGAATGGTGGCCGGCTGATTATGGCCATTATGGCCCTTTCTTTATTCGTATGGCCTGGCACAGCGCGGGTACCTACCGAGTCGGCGACGGCCGCGGCGGTGCCTGCTCAGGTACGCTTCGTTTTGCGCCCCTCAACAGCTGGCCTGACAACGGCAACCTTGACAAGGCACGCCGGTTGCTATGGCCAATCAAGCAAAAATATGGCCGGAAAATATCCTGGGCCGACCTTATGATCCTCACGGGGAACTGCGCACTGGAGTCAATGGGTTTTGAAACCTTCGGTTTCGCTGGCGGTCGCGAAGATATTTGGGAGCCTGAGGCTGATATTTATTGGGGACCTGAAACGGAATGGCTGGGCGACGAACGCTACAAAGGTGATCGGGAACTTGCCAATCCACTAGGTGCTGTTCAGATGGGCTTGATTTACGTGAATCCTGAAGGCCCGAACGGCAACCCTGATCCACTCGCTTCGGCCCGCGACATCCGCGAAACTTTTGGCCGAATGGCGATGAACGACGAAGAGACGGTTGCACTGATTGCTGGTGGCCATACCTTTGGCAAAACGCATGGTGCTGGCGATGCCGCGCTGGTTGGCGCAGAACCTGAAGGCGCTAGCATTGAAGAGCAGGGCCTGGGCTGGAAGAACAGCTTTGGCACTGGCAAGGGCGGCGACGCCATCACCAGTGGCTTGGAAGGTGCCTGGACCCCTACGCCTATCAAATGGGACAACAGTTTCTTCGATACCTTGTTTGGTTATGAATGGGAACTTACGAAAAGTCCTGCCGGCGCACACCAATGGATACCCGCAGGTGGCGCAGCCTCCGATAGCGTACCCGATGCGCATGACCCGTCGAAAAGACACGCACCGGTCATGTTGACGTCTGACCTGGCGCTGAGAATGGATCCGATTTATGCGCCGATTTCAAAGCGTTTCCACGAAAATCCAGAGGACTTCGCAGCAGCTTTCGCCAAAGCATGGTTCAAGCTGACCCACCGCGACATGGGGCCCGTCTCCCGCTACCTGGGTAAAGAGGTTCCTACTGAAACGCTGATTTGGCAAGACCCCGTACCCGCTGTCGATCACAAACTTATTGACGAACAGGATATCGCCGCACTCAAAGCCACCGTTTTGGCTTCCGGCTTATCTATTTCCCAGTTGGTCTCAACGGCTTGGGCATCAGCTGCTACCTTCCGTGGTTCCGACAAGCGCGGCGGCGCGAATGGCGCCCGCATTCGCCTGGCCCCACAAAAGGATTGGGCGGTCAACCAACCGGCTCAACTAGCAAGCGTACTCAAAACCTTGGAGGGTATCCAGCAGGCATTCAATAGCGCACAGTCCGACGGCAAGAAAGTCTCACTAGCCGACCTGATCGTTTTAGGTGGCTGCGCTGGTGTGGAGGCCGCAGCCAAAAAGGCGGGATATGATATAACCGTTCTATTCCACCCTGGTCGTACCGATGCCTCCCAAGCGCAAACTGACGTGGATTCTATTGCCTTCCTCGAACCGAAGGCAGATGGCTTCCGCAACTACCTGACGCCTGGGCAAGATCGTTCAGCAGAAGAACTGCTATTGGATCGGGCACAACTACTGACACTTTCGGCCCCTGAAATGACCGTCCTTGTTGGCGGCATGCGGATGCTCAATGCCAACACCAGCGGTACCGCACACGGTGTCTTCACCAACCAGCCAGAGACCCTAAGCAACGATTTCTTTGTCAATCTGCTCGACATGAGCACGACATGGGAGCCTACGCCAGGATCTTCGGACGCGTTTAAAGGCCGCGACCGGGCGACCGGAGTCGTCAAATGGACCGGCACCCGTGTTGATCTCATCTTCGGCTCTAACTCCCAGCTACGGGCGATTGCAGAAGTCTATGCTTGCGCTGATTCGAAAGAACGCTTCGTGCGAGACTTCGTGGCCGCCTGGACTAAAGTGATGAACCTTGACCGCTTCGACCTGGCCTAA